Part of the Brassica oleracea var. oleracea cultivar TO1000 chromosome C8, BOL, whole genome shotgun sequence genome is shown below.
TGCATTTTAAATGAATATCAAATCATTTTCTCCATAATTATATATATACTTATGATCTTAAAATATGTGAAACATCAATATAAATATTTTTTAAAAAAATGAGCGATGTAAACTAGAAATATAACTATATAAGGGTAAGTATATATATGTTCGGTTATCTTCGGATATCCATTCGGGTTCGGATATTATCCATTCGGGTTCGGATATCTAATCTCTCCTAACTTAATACCCGTTCGGGTATTTTGCTACTTCGATTCGAATTTTTCAGATCGGGTTTGGATGCGGCTTCGGGTGTGGCTTCGGGTATCGGGTAAAATGTCCACCCCTATATATTCCTATACCATAATATATAGATTCTTACAGCTGTGCTGCTATTAATTCCTCTTTTTTTGGCCATTACACTCTCATCGTCAAATTGCAGTGGCCGAAAACAACTAGTAGCCTTAAATTCAACATATAACTTCTCCCACAGATTATCTTCCATTAATAAAAGGAAAATGAAAACTGTTATGAACCAGATTGTGGATGGCTCATAACCAAGAGATTATGATTTGATTTGTAATCTTTCCATTTATCTATGACGGTGTAATCTCCTATCTAAGGAACCTCTATGTTATGAATAAAAATAGATTTTTCCATTACTTGCACAACGAAAACTCGATTAAACCCGACCCTACCAGTATAATCACCGGAGAAAGCATCAACCAAAACAATAGTGATTTATTCTTCCGGAAAACAATTCCAGTCCCTAAATTTGATAATTTATGCCTAAAATAAAGTTTTGGAGATAAATGAAGAATATAAAATTCCAATAGAAGCACAATAATGGATGTGACATCGAAAGTTTGTAACTTTATAATATAAAAGATAGAGATAGATGGCGAGAATCTATACGCACTCTGCACTCACTTGCTCCACTAATTTGGGATTTCACTTCCGTTCCTCCCATCGTCATCTTCGTCGCCTTATCTTCCCCAGAACTCTCACTCTTCCACACGCTAAAACCCAATCCTCGTAAGTGATCTATGGGTTTATCTGTTCAATCCAAAAGTCTCATCCTTTCTGTATGTTCTGTTCAGTGTCTGATTAGATTGGTTGGTTCTGTTAAGACTGTGGATGATGAATCTTCTTACTGGAATCGTTTTGTAATCAATTAGAGATTTTGTTTGTTTCAGTTGGACTCGAAGAAGGGTTGTATCCATGGATTCTTCTGGAACTGACTCGGCTAAGGAACTGCATGTTGGCTTGGACTCAGCTACTGAGGAAGAGTATGCCACACAGTCAAAGTTACTTCAAGAGTTCATGAGCATTCCCACCATTGACAAAGCTTGGATTCTCAGCTCTGATTCTGGTAATGACTCCAACTTGTAAACTTTGGAATCAAGATCATCTGACCAAATGAAACGATGATTTCACTTTTATAGGTAGTCAGGCAATAGTTGCCATGAGTCAAGCAAACCTTTTGGCTAATAAAAGGAGGAAGTTTATGTTATCTGCTCACATCTCCAAAGACGAAACTACAAGTAACCAATCTGTAAACTTTCACTGGGCTCCATTTCCGGTTGAGATGACTGGCGCATCGGCCTTTGTCCCCTCTCCATCAGGTCTGAAGCTCCTCGTGATTCGAAACCCTGAAAACGAGTCTCCTACAAAGTTTGAGATATGGAGTTCGTCTCAGCTAGACAAGGAGTTTCATATCCCACAGAAAGTTCATGGCTCTGTATACCTTGATGGATGGTACCAGACTTTTCCTTTTAGCTGTTTTTTAGCTATTGGAGAAGTGAGTAAAGGTTACGTGTGTGTGTATGATGCAGGTTTGAAGGGATCTCTTGGAACTCAGATGAGACTCGTGTTGCTTATGTCGCAGAGGAACCATCTCCTCCCAAACCTACATTTGACCATCTTGGTTATTACAAGAAAGAAACTTCTTCGGACAAGGATATTGGAAGCTGGAAAGGTCAAGGAGATTGGGAAGATGAATGGGGAGAAGCGTATGCCGGAAAAAAGCAGCCTGCCCTGTTTGTTATCGATGTTGACAGTGGAGAGGTGGAGCATATCAAAGGAGTTCCAAGATCGATAAGTGTCGGACAGGTTGTTTGGAGTCCAAACAGTAAAGGCTCCGCTCACTACTTAGTTTTCGCTGGATGGTTAGGAGATAAAAGAAAGCTTGGTCTCAAGCACTGCTACAATAGACCATGTGCCATTTACGCAGTTAGATGCCCAGAACCAAAGTGAGCTTTTGTTTTTGGCTTCTAGAAGACAACTTGATCACTCCTTTATTTCGAAAAAGTATTTGACAGAGAGTTTTGTCTTTACTTGTGTTCCAGAGATGATGCTAACGAAGCATTCCCTATTCATAATTTGACTAAAAGCATAAGCAGCGGTTTTTGCCCACGCTTCAGGTTTACATCTTATGACACTTTCTCTTGCCTTCTAAAAGCATTGTTCTCCTTGTTACTCTGTTTATCTAACTGAGCCATATGTTAAAAGACTTACTCTCTTCACCATACATTTATTCCTTCTCTCACAGCAAAGATGGCAAGTATCTTCTGTTTTTATCCGCAAAGGCCGCTGTGGATTCTGGGGCACATTGTTCAACTGAGTCACTTCACAAGATTAGCTGGCCAAGCGATGGGAAACTTCCTGAATCAACTAATATCGTTGATGTGGTGCGATTTATATAGACCCTTTGTCTTTCTTTATCTCCCTATAGATGTTTTTAAACTTTCTTCTAATTTTATTTGATGATGCAGATTGAAGTTGTCAATTGTCCTGATGATGGTTGTTTCCCTGGGCTCTACGTCACCGGACTTTTGAGTGATCCGTGGCTGTCAGATGGACATACTCTTATATTGTCTTCCTACTGGCGAAGTTGTAGAGTAATACTCAGCTTAAATTTGATAAGGTGAGTGATGAGTGAATATGAGAAGTTTTCAAAATTATCTTCTGCTGCTGCGGTAATTGATGATACAATTCTTTTATCTTGGGGGCATTACAGTGGTGAACTGTCACGTGTCAGCCCTAATGATTCTGATTTTTCATGGAGTGTTCTTGCACTTGATGGTGATAATGTTGTTGCCGGTAACATCTTTGAGCAAGCTCTTAATCTCAGTTGCTAACCTTAAACTTAAACAGACACCAGTCTTGAAACAACATTGTATGTGTTTTTTTGTGAGAAGTGTCTAGCAGTCCAGTGAGTGTTACTGAAATCAAGTATGGAAAGAAAGTTCTTGATCCATCTGGAAAGCCTTCATGGCATTGGTCAAGTATCCAAAAACCAATATTTAAATGCTCTGAGAAGGTAAATATCTTATTTGCCAAATCCTCTTTGATGCAAATGATGTTAAGATCTTCATGTGTTCATCTTTTTGTTTTTATTATACTTCTGCAGGTGACGTCAGGGCTTTCATCTCTTCAGTTTAAAATTCTGAATGTTCCAGTCAGTAATGTATCTGAATGTCTCACAGAAGGTACTTTTAACACTTAATCTTTGCTTTTACAAACAAGATATTCATTACAAGTTGTTTTAGTTTTTGGTTTGATAAACATTCTTGACTTATTTCCATACGATCATCAACACATCGCAGGGGCCAAAATACCTTTTGAAGCTATATATGTATCGTCTTCAAAGACCAAGGAGAATGGGAAATGTGATCCTTTGGTTGTTGTCCTCCATGGAGGCCCTCATACAGTTGCGCCATGCAGCTTTTCCAAGCAGTTGGCATATCTCTGCTCAATTGGATACAGTCTGCTGATTGTAAATTACAGGTTCACATTTACATCTCTCATATCCTCACTAAGTTACCAACAACCAACCTTCTTCTAGTGATTCTAACTTAGTCTTTGGTGAATTGAAAGGGGTTCGTTGGGATTTGGGGAAGATGCTCTGCAGTCTGTACCTGGAAAAATTGGATCACAGGACGTGAACGATGTGCTCTCTGCGGTAGATCATGCCGTTGAGATGGGACTTGCAGACCGGTCTAGAATAACCGTGCTAGGTGGTTCTCATGGTGGGTTTCTCACAACACACTTGATTGGCCAGGTACTGTTATTCACTCTCACCTTTATAGTGATGGCAATCACCATTCTTATACTAAAAGCTTTGGTATAGGCGCCGGATAAGTTTGTGGCAGCAGCTGCGAGGAATCCTGTATGCAACATTGCATCGATGGTTGGGATTACGGATATACCTGATTGGTGTTTCTTTGAAGCTTATGGTGACCAGACTCACTACACTGAAGCCCCCTCACCTGAAGACATGTCTCTGTTTCATCAAATCTCTCCTATATCATACATCTCAAAGGTTAACACTTAACAAAACCACTTCCATTCTTTGATAAGTTTTGATGACATCCTATATTTAATTATTCTTCTTGTGTACTTTTTTTTTTACTTGTGCAGGTGAAAACACCCACTCTGTTTCTTTTGGGAACTGCGGATCTCCGTGTTCCTATTTCAAATGGATTTCAAGTAAGATCAGTCTTCAACTTGGTTAAGTTAGTAGATCTCAAACTCATTGGTGATGTTTAATTCAGTGTTCTTGGTTTGTGTAGTACGTTAGGGCGTTAAAGGAGAAAGGAGTCGAGGTTAAAGCCTTAGTCTTTCCTAATGACAATCATTCTCTAGACAGGTAAAAAAAGCTAAAACAAAAATGTGAGAAAGTTTTGAATTTTAAAAGCATGTTTAGTTTTAGTTTGAGAAAAAGACAAAAATAGCACTAAATCAAGTTTTTGTTCCCAAACTAGCACTCAAGGTCAAAAGTCACAAAAATATCACTTAATGTTTTATCAAAAGTCACAAACTTAGGGTTTAGAGTTAAAGGGTGGGGTTTAGGATTTAGGGTTTAGGGTTTAGAGTTTAGGGTTTAGGGTTTAGAGTTGAGAAATGAGGTTTTGGGGATAAGATTTCAAATTTTGAAAAATAAAAAAATTAAAATTTTCAAATGATAAATTTAGAAAGGTGCTATTTTGGTCATTTTAGTTTTTGAGTGCTATTTTTGTGATATAAACGTAGAAATGTGCTATTTTGGAGATTTGCCCTTTTAGTTTAGTCGAGGTTACAGCTAAAACAAAAATGTGAGAAAGTTTTGAATTTTAAAAGCATGTTTTTTTGCAACTTGTGATTGTTTATTTTTGCAGACCGCAGACGGATTATGAAAGCTTTCTCAACATTGCTGTCTGGTTCAACAAGTACTGCAAGCTGTGAACACCTTGTGATTGTTTGTAATCGTAATAAGTGAAGTGAAAATAAAAGTACTTTTAAATCAAATAAATATATGGTTCACTGTGTAGCTTGGCTTATCTTTGGATGCTTGTAAGTTAACAAAGACAAGGCGTCCGGTCTAGAGTCTAGACTTTACAGTAAGGGTAGCTTCAAGGGTGTTTTCTGCAATTTGAAAAATTAAGGGGAAAATTTAAACTCTTAAAAAACCAAAGAATAGAAAAGAATAATGCATTTTTTAACATTTCTAAGAAATTTTACCATTCATAAGGAATCTTTTCTCATTTCCATTCCCTCTCATTTGTTTTATTGTATAGAAATATAAAACAATTTTTTTTTCGCTAAATATGATAAAGAATTATTATTCCTCATCATGTCTATAATTTTATTTATTTCTGTTCATTTCCTATATGTCCCTAATATTTCTGTGATGGTTACTAGTTAGACCATTAATATATATAGTTTACTAATTTTATACCTGAGCGTTTGGGTCGGTTCTGTTAAGGTCCGGCTCCTTCCAGTCCTAGATCCAGTACAGTACTTGAAATTTTTTGGTTCAAATTCAGATATTTTTCGGATCTGGATTGGTTTGGATCTACAATTAAAGTACATATAATTTCCAGGTCTATAGTAGTTAGAGTATTTAATATCTAAAGAGATTTGAATTTCATCAAAATTTTATCGAAATCCATCATATTTGTTTTAAATTTCGTAAAATAACCAAAACATAAACTATTAATAATTGAAATTAAACATTTTAGTTTCATATTACTTTAAAATGTTACAAAATAATAATAAAATATATTTCAACTAAACTATAAATTAAAATATATAAAATAGAACTAATAATATTAGAGTTTTGAATATTCATGTTTTCGTAATCGATTCTTATCGAGACGAGTATATTTGGGTCGATTTTTTTTGGATTTAGATTTATTCGGGTCGGTTTTTTCAGTTTTGGTTCTTTTAGGTATATGAATTTTGAGCCCATCTAGGTATTTATAAATTTTTCATTTGGTTTCTGATCCAATATTTTTGGTGAGTTGTAGTTTAGCTTTTCAGATCAAGATAAAATGCCCGTACATGAATTTGTGAAATATTGAAATGAGCTACAGGCAAGGATTCATGTCCATATGGGAGTCAGAAGATGATCATCACTTAATGAAACTAATGTGCCAACACTTGAATTTTGAGTAAAGGAAATTAACGCTATACTATTAGGAAATATCTAAATTAGGTTTTAAAAATAGAAAATTTCTATTTTGATAAAATCGGGACTATATATATATATGCTCATATGATAACAAGATACACCGAGCTTTCTTCTAAATTAAGATTTGCTCCTTATTTATTTTGAGAGCAAGATCTTTTTTTTTGGTTTTCAATCACTGTTCCAACAGCTCTACTGTACATAGATCAGGGTTAATCTGAACAACCAGCTATTGGGCAACTAATCTAATGCAAAACGACGTTACTTTTATTTTCGGTTTTAGTATATGTAAATCATACAAAATTCGAAAGTAGAAAGCAAACCCTAAGATTTTCCCCCCGTCGCGGCAAACCCTAAGACTTGCTTTGATGCGTGGAAACTGATCACAGCGAAGATGGATCGGATTAGCGGTCTACCTAACGAAGTTCGTTGCCATATATTGTCCTTCCTTCCGACAAATCTTGCTGCTTTGACATCTGTTCTCTCAACGAGGTGGCGCAATCTTCTTGCGTTTGTCCCTAATCTTAACATCACTTCTCATAACAAGATCGTGCAATTAGATGGTTTTTCTTACTATGTATTATATTGTGATATATGCATAAGGGGAATATATGTGGGAACTATGCGGAGCTTCAGGGGTTTTATAGATAGGGTATTGGCATTGCAGGGTGATTCTTCCATTAAGAAAGTCTTCCTCAAGTGTATAAACCACATTCATCCAGATCATTTGGACCGTTGGATATGTAACGTGCTGCGTCGTGGTGTTTTAGACCTTGAAATTTTTATCGATGATGCAGATGGTGATGATGATTTTAATTATCTTCTGCCTCAAGAGATGTTCGTTAGTAGGACACTAGTCAAGTTGAAATTAGGCAACGTTGAATGGTGGCCTGGAGCTGAAGGAACTTTTTTACCAAAGCTTAAAACTCTAGTTGTTAACGTTTGGGGTTGTTCGTAAGAACAGAGAGGAAACAAAGTAAAGATTGAAGCTTTTC
Proteins encoded:
- the LOC106312247 gene encoding acylamino-acid-releasing enzyme-like, yielding MARIYTHSALTCSTNLGFHFRSSHRHLRRLIFPRTLTLPHAKTQSSWTRRRVVSMDSSGTDSAKELHVGLDSATEEEYATQSKLLQEFMSIPTIDKAWILSSDSGSQAIVAMSQANLLANKRRKFMLSAHISKDETTSNQSVNFHWAPFPVEMTGASAFVPSPSGLKLLVIRNPENESPTKFEIWSSSQLDKEFHIPQKVHGSVYLDGWFEGISWNSDETRVAYVAEEPSPPKPTFDHLGYYKKETSSDKDIGSWKGQGDWEDEWGEAYAGKKQPALFVIDVDSGEVEHIKGVPRSISVGQVVWSPNSKGSAHYLVFAGWLGDKRKLGLKHCYNRPCAIYAVRCPEPKDDANEAFPIHNLTKSISSGFCPRFSKDGKYLLFLSAKAAVDSGAHCSTESLHKISWPSDGKLPESTNIVDVIEVVNCPDDGCFPGLYVTGLLSDPWLSDGHTLILSSYWRSCRVILSLNLISGELSRVSPNDSDFSWSVLALDGDNVVAVSSSPVSVTEIKYGKKVLDPSGKPSWHWSSIQKPIFKCSEKVTSGLSSLQFKILNVPVSNVSECLTEGAKIPFEAIYVSSSKTKENGKCDPLVVVLHGGPHTVAPCSFSKQLAYLCSIGYSLLIVNYRGSLGFGEDALQSVPGKIGSQDVNDVLSAVDHAVEMGLADRSRITVLGGSHGGFLTTHLIGQAPDKFVAAAARNPVCNIASMVGITDIPDWCFFEAYGDQTHYTEAPSPEDMSLFHQISPISYISKVKTPTLFLLGTADLRVPISNGFQYVRALKEKGVEVKALVFPNDNHSLDRPQTDYESFLNIAVWFNKYCKL
- the LOC106308695 gene encoding F-box/LRR-repeat protein At3g58940-like, giving the protein MDRISGLPNEVRCHILSFLPTNLAALTSVLSTRWRNLLAFVPNLNITSHNKIVQLDGFSYYVLYCDICIRGIYVGTMRSFRGFIDRVLALQGDSSIKKVFLKCINHIHPDHLDRWICNVLRRGVLDLEIFIDDADGDDDFNYLLPQEMFVSRTLVKLKLGNVEWWPGAEGTFLPKLKTLVVNVWGCS